The window GTTTGGCCGCAAGGTCAGCGGCGGCAAGCTTGAACTGCTGGTGGAGCGGGTGCTGGACGATCACCGCGTACTGGCGCACGTGCGCGCTTCCAAGGCGCCGAAGCCGGGCGCCGAGCTGCTGTTGGGCGATGACGAAAGCATCGCCGCCACCATGGTGGCGCGCCACGACACGCTGTTCGAGCTGCGCTTCAACGACGATCGCGACGTGTTCAGCATTCTCAACGCCGCCGGCCATATGCCGCTGCCGCCGTATATTACCCGCCCGGACGAAGACGCCGATCGCGAGCTGTATCAGACGGTCTACAGCGAGAAGCCGGGCGCGGTCGCGGCGCCGACCGCCGGCCTGCACTTCGACGAACCGCTGCTGGCCGCGCTGCGCGACAAAGGCGTGGAGATGGCCTTCGTGACCCTGCACGTCGGCGCCGGCACCTTCCAGCCGGTGCGGGTGGAGACCATTGAAGAGCACGTGATGCACGCCGAATACGCCGAAGTGCCGCAGGAGGTGGTGGACGCGGTGTTGGCCTGCAAGGCGCGCGGCAAGCGCGTGGTGGCGGTGGGCACCACCTCGGTGCGTTCGCTGGAAAGCGCCGCCAACGCCAGCAAAGACGCGCTGATTGCGCCGTTCTTCGGCGATACCAGCATCTTTATCTACCCGGGCTACCATTATCAGGTGATCGACGCGCTGGTGACCAATTTCCACCTGCCGGAATCGACGCTGATCATGCTGGTGTCGGCCTTTGCCGGCTATAAAAACACCATGAACGCCTATCAACGGGCGGTGGCCGAGCAGTACCGGTTCTTCAGCTACGGCGATGCGATGTTCATCAGCCGTAACCCGCAGGCGGAAAACGAGTCCGTCGGCGGCTAAATTCTCGGGCTGCGCGCACGGCGCGGCCCCGTTTCAACGACATCAGACTGTTTATCTGATGCTCATGCGGCAACATGAGTTAGGGCGTGTGTTTGTTTCGTTGTAAAAACATCAACTTACAAGAGAAATTCTTACAGCGTCGTTTGTGCTTTCGGTGTCCTGTGCCAAAAACGTGACAATGCCGCTGAACTTACTCAAATGCTCACCACTTAGGTGGGCATATTTATTAACCATCTCCAGCTTCTCCCATCCCCCCAGTTCTTTCAACACCATCAACGGGGTTCCGTTCTGAACATGCCAGCTTGCCCATGTGTGGCGGAGATCGTGAAAGCGAAAATCCGTGATACCAGAAAGCAGAAGTGCACGTTCGAAATCCGTCCTGTTTATGTACCCTTCCTTTTCGCCGTCAGCCGAGAACACATACTCATTGTTGAACGGGATTTCTCTCATCACTGCGACCGCGTCGTCATTCAGCGGTAATGGTCTGGCCTTTCCT is drawn from Serratia entomophila and contains these coding sequences:
- the queA gene encoding tRNA preQ1(34) S-adenosylmethionine ribosyltransferase-isomerase QueA gives rise to the protein MRVADFSFELPESLIAHYPQPERSGCRLLQLDGPSGELTHGVFTDLLNELEAGDLLVFNNTRVIPARMFGRKVSGGKLELLVERVLDDHRVLAHVRASKAPKPGAELLLGDDESIAATMVARHDTLFELRFNDDRDVFSILNAAGHMPLPPYITRPDEDADRELYQTVYSEKPGAVAAPTAGLHFDEPLLAALRDKGVEMAFVTLHVGAGTFQPVRVETIEEHVMHAEYAEVPQEVVDAVLACKARGKRVVAVGTTSVRSLESAANASKDALIAPFFGDTSIFIYPGYHYQVIDALVTNFHLPESTLIMLVSAFAGYKNTMNAYQRAVAEQYRFFSYGDAMFISRNPQAENESVGG